The window gcaAGCAGCTCATGGGAGGGCATATTTGTAGCCCCCCACACCAGGCACTTTCACTTGTACGCGTGCCTCACTGCATATGTTGACGTTCATACGCcacgtatgtgtacatatacatatgcatgacTATACTATATATGTCGACTAGTGCATTTAAcaacttttttctcttttcataaTTCACTATTGTAGAAATATTcgcaactttttttccttctctcttacgaagaattaaaaataaaaaaaaggctatcTCACTGGGGAGGTAGGCCACAAAAGGTTAGCCACTAAAAGAACgccacacacaaaaaaaaaaaattgttaagaaGGCTCCATTATCGCGCTCACAacacaaatatatttgaATTTATTTCCATAAATTGTTCAATATACTCTCTTCAGAATGACTATTGAGTCACACTTGATCTTGATCCGCTTCGCCGTGGCATGCGGGCCGAAGGGGTACTGGGCACATTTATCGTATTCCGATGTGCCGAAATAATATGGATATAGAGTTTGCTGCCGTGCAAAGCTTGGAGCTCGCTTTGGAGTACAGCGAGGAAGCGGAAAAGGGTAAAGAAAGAGAGCACAGAAAACTGatacacaaagaaaaaaaaaaaaaaaaaacagaaagagaaaattggCACAAAATCGCCTGAGCAGGACAGGTGAAAGTGGGCCACTTATTGAACGAACAAACTTATtctgaaaaataaattatgaacgagtcattttttattttattttttcacaagaGGGTCAATAAAATGGCATTCCGCATTCCTGTgatcctcaaaaaaaaaaaaaaaaaaaagaaagaaaaaagaggaactgAATCTTACAGCACCAGTAGAAGCATAACATGTGAATAAATGTGTGGCGTGCGCGCAGTTGAGTCATACGGGGTGTACATAACGGAATAGTGAGCGTATGTATTCTTTACGTTGgtatcctattttttttttcgcctccCCTCCCAATGTGAAACCTTCTATAACtttacaaaagggaaaaggtaaaaaaaatggaatccaCCGAAAGCACTTTTCGGTCAAAACAGTTCATAGTGCGCTCCTTTCGGCGAATTTTGTATGCACGTATAAAcggcaaaaaagggggagccATGTATGTGGGAAGTATCCACGCCTTAATTTTTACAGAGGGGGAACGGGCAGGAGTGTGTGTATCAACCGGAACGAAAATGTAACCTCAATCTACTCACTAAACTGACCAAACACGATGAGTAATTTACATTCGGTAGAACAACAAAAAGGCGATTGCTATCACACCTTAATAagtatattaatttttacttctttttcttaattttcctCAACATGTAGGTCATTATAAACAGCCTGTTTTTTTCCGAAGCAGTGCACATTGATGTTTAAGCCAACGTGTATAGTAGGAGACACCATTCCCCtgaacatttaaaaataagattGTTTGCTAATTAAATTTAACTCAGCATAGCTGACTCGTCCGCGCACAATTTAAAGTAGAGTTGTACGTCAATAGgggaaagaaattatttacataaaaaaaaaaaaaaaaaaaaattcttcttatGTGCTACGCATTGTTGGGTAAAAACTGCGCACTGTATTCTTCCACGGAGGGGTGGGTGGGTGTCaatgcacatatgcataagCATACCTACGTACCAgacacatatgcacatacactGGTGCTCCCCCATAAGGAGGGGGTGTTCTCCCCATGAGGGCGTTTGTAGGACTTTCCTATTtcacattatttttactcGGGCCGAGTTGTACAAACGACAACAGAGTCTCCCACTCGTCGGAAAAGATGATCACTATATCGGTTACTTCTTCTCTTTATTCAGctggggggaaaaggaaaaaaaaaaaaaaaaaaaaaaagtacaaaatgaaagacATGTACCAAGGGGGTGTATCGGAGGTGGATGTAAATACATCAGCACTACGTACTTAATGGCACTATAAGTTTACTTACTATATCGTTCACGCGATAGTACATGAAGATGGCGCCGGGTTTGAGGAAGAGTTCATAGGAAGAGTACGTGGCCTCCACGGCCATGAAGGTCAGCAGGGCTCTTCGGATAATAGGCAGGCACACCGTTCCACAGCCGTACGACATTTTTGCAGTGTTTcgtttgggggggggggagaggtgGGGGACGAATATATCTCCTTACGAGGATGTATGGACTTCCTCCACGTTTGGTAAAGATGAGCGCCGATTAGGCGGGTGGAcgatatgtgtgtgtggtaCTGAAGTAGCAGctttgtttccttttatttgATTCCCTTTGGAGCGGCAGGCATGTAACTTGAAGCATATGAAGCTGTCAGTTGGGTGAAGTTTCTCAAGCGAGTGATTTATTCGGGGACTGATCGAGTAGGCGGCTTCTCTGGCTCATCGACCGAATGACGAGGCGTGTTCCTTATGTCGCGCGCGTGCGGAAGTTGTTGCCGCGTTGGTAGGATAAATTGGCCATTTGGGGGATTCGCGAATGGGATGATATGTTAACTCCTTgtgttcttccctttgcgCAGTTTTCACTTAACGTTATTATGACCTAGTTTAAGCGAACATAAtctaatttatttatttttattttttttttattttatttttttttttccgattaGCTGGGcgtcatttttccatttactGCACAACCGCagtgccctttttttttttttttttttttttttttaactgcacATGTTCCCACGGGGATAGTTGGGcctgacaaaaaaaataaaaagaatgggCACTGCAAGGATGAGTCTTGATTGTGTAATGTATCAccactttggaaaaaaaaaaaaaattaaacagaGAAGCACCAGCTGATGGAGAggtccctttcctttcccctcctcaGTTTTCCCTAAGCGACTCAACTGTGCGGGGGCGGTAAGCATTTGACGCAGTATATGTGCCCcatataaaaatgggttgCCTCCTTGGCGGGTTGCCAGACGGAAGAGGTGGACCCCAATTCCACTCCACCCCCTTAATGTAACACTCGGTGTGGAAACATGCGAGAATTTTTTGCGAGCCACTCTGGCGGCAGGAATGGTGAAAAAAGCAGACAGTTTTGTCCCACTGGGTggggaaaattttccttcgtCTATGGAGACATGTAACTCGAAAAATGGTTAACAGAAAAGGTCGTTGGGGATGGGGTGCCCCCAAGTGCAtaccattttgtaaaagaaaaaaattttttggtgGGATATTTACCGCTTGTTTGATTAAACTAATGTTaaagtgtgaaaaaaaaaaaaaaaaaaaaaaaaaactcaccAGGGGATCCCCCCACCCCAAAGGAGTATGTCAGACGGATGCACATATCCATATGccgtacacatgtatgtatgcacgtGTATCCATAAAAGTATGGCTATCCCTGCGTGCGAGTGTGCGGGCACCTCCCCTGTGCAGTAGTTGTGAagtttttttaccttcataTGGTCTGCCCATCGGCTAGTGCGAGTTATTACTTGGTGCaccaattaaaaaaagaaaaaaaaaaaaaaaaaaaaaaaaaaaagacgcaaaagaaggaagaaaaggacgAACGGAatgaataaggtggtaacaGCGCGAAGACGCATTCTCTGATCTCGCATCACCATTGTACAACTGCTCAATCCAGGAGTgcagcaggaaaaaaaaaaaaaaaaaaaaaaaaaaaaaaaaaaagttgtctACGTCTGTGTGCAAAGTGGTGTAGGAAAAGGCGGCAACCACGTTAATCCGGAagtgatagaaaaaaaaaaaactacccGACGTAAACACCTCAACGCACAGAATTACCTACCGATATGCATACACCTTAACGGATGCACTAATGGTTCAGTTCGACTGACCGGTAGAGGTTCCTCCGTAATAAGCGCACAATCTGCCTCATACGAATCTTCCAAATACTCTAAGCGGCAGAGAAGCTATCATGTGTGGATATCCCCACACTTATTCATTTACCCGCTCAATAGAATACACACCTACGTTTGTAAGTATTCCCCCTGTGGCCGCATTCTGTACCACTCACGTCAATCATGTTGAAGTATGTATTGTTCTTTTGCGCGACCATCGCGTATGCCCCCTTGGGAATAGAAAGTAAGGTTGGAGGGTAGCACTCGAACTCACATATCTATGTGCGTGTCAGTGGTCACTTGTAAGAAGGAGGGTacttatgtacatgtgcaccTCTAACCGATATGAATCCCCGCGAAATTTCTCCCATGCAGGCCGATTCTTCGAAAATATTATCACCCCGAAATTGCATTTCGGGCGGAATCcaataaagaagaatttaaaaaatggaaaaaagaacataagTAAGTTGCCTGGACGATGAATTGAAGTGGGCAGACAGGGAGAAGACCCTGAAGTGGTCCCTGCTAATCGTGTCTGTCGGTGCGCTGCATACACAGCACTCACGGTTTactccaccaccaacaacaacacCGAAGTATACGTACGTGCACGCATACACACATGCGTACATATCATCATATTTGTATGAACGCAGGCCTGGACAAAATCGAAAAGAATATCATGAAAAATGTGGACTCCATCAACGTAATGTTCGATCCCAAGGATAAAAAATTCGTCCCGTCCAAGTCCAAAAAGGCCCACATAGTTGGTTCGTTTGAGGGGAGCATGGAAAACGTCGTAGCCGGTTGCGTAGTGTCTTCAATAGCGAACGATCTGTCCACATACTCTTGCAGTTGTTTGGGAGGATCTCAATGAGGACATGATCATGCCACATTAATTttccattccatttttttttttttttcttcttttctttcctccttgaCCACTCCCCTTTGTAGGAGGTTTCAGTCAGAACACTTCCGACCCGTCAGGTACGCAGGAGGAACAGTCTTCCGGCAGAAAAAGACGATTTCTTCTTAACGTTTCACCTATGATGGTGTCACGAAAAGTGGAGACAACACAATTCTACCACAAGGACATATACATAGGGATGCATGCACACACGGTCCATTTGTATAACCTTCTTGCATTACCATTCCTAATTTCTTTTCACTCATCCTCCCCACACCTAACCATTCTGTGCATGCAATCTATCGCAGATGTTGAAAGGAGCAAATACGAGAAGGGTAACGCCactatagaaaaaaaaaattgcttaaCTAAAGCATGGTTTTGATAGCAACGCCACATTTGCACTTATTAGTGTGTAACACTATCACAATAACCATCCACCCAAATTACATACACTATTACCATGACAAAATTATATTACCCTTTTTACGGTTCGAACCACCCCTATGACAGCCCTTCGTTttctggaaaaaatgaacagcgAGATGATTGTGTATTCCACTAAAATAACACGAGAGCTAGATAGCCAGGAGTACAAGACATTGAGCAATTTCAAGCGCGCCTCGGCTCTACTGAAAGAGAGTTTAGCGACCATGCATTCTCTtgatatgataaaaaatgataagacTGTAGACTTCAATAGTGAGTatactttttccctttaacgAGAATGTAGTtgcgaaattgaaaaaatgtcTAACACACCCATTATGTAAACAGTGTTAGGTGAAAAATTAGCACTTTCAGGTTCACCCGTGGACAccttttttacgtttttctATCCTGCACACCTTCCGTAGAATACAACCTGGATTGGTACAACAAGGCATCCCTGAAGGAGAAGTACGAGACCGAAAAATGTAAGATGAtaggggtggaaaaaaaaaggaagaaagaaacagATTACGGGCTCAAAATGGTGTTTTCAAGGGGACCATGTTGTGTCATTGCATGCAGGGAAACGGTACCTAACGGTTCTATGTACTTCCCACCTACTTCAGATATACACAGGATCATGAATAAGCTTTTTATGAAGGCAAGCAAGAATAAGAAGAACgtgcagaagaagaaaataggtACTCCTCTCCTTGTCTAGGTTTTACCCTTATGGTGCTTCACCTCACCGATTCAAGTAAACAGTTATCCTTGCGCCATGATTTTTCCCGCAGATGAGAACATAGAACAACTGGAGAATGACCTACTGATGCAGAGATTCGTGAGCGAAAATATGAACGGTAAGAGGGAGGGGGTATTCCATATTGTTCTGCTTACTTCTATTAGGATATATAGAAGAGGCGTTGTTCTTAGGTGCTGCACGAATTGATCCGCGCACCCATCCCTCACTGCTTCCCacgtttttccccttccccctacTGCAGTTAGCAAGTTGCTAAAGGAGCACGAAGGGAAATCACCAAATTATATGGCTCCTATGCACTCCGACGTGTGTGGACAATTGGGTTAGTATGGATGGACGATTTCTTCTTAGGGTTTCACCTATATGATGGTGTCACGAAAAGTGGTGACAACACAATTCTACCACAATGACATATACATAGGGATGCATGCACACACGGTCCATTTGAGCAGGTAGCACATTCCTCAGCTTCATGTTCGAGAAGCTATTCAAGAGCGCAATAAACCACGACATACCCCACTTCAAGCAGTACTTGCCTCGTCTTAAGCACAGGATCCATAATATGGTTCACAAGGGTAACTTCCTTTTATGGCTCCTTCCACGCTGATCTAATGCAATACTTGTGTGTCTGCTTGGATCCACGCTGATCTGATGCAATACGTGTGTGTCTACTTGGATCCACGCTGATCTGATGCAATACGTGTGTGTCTACTTGGATCCACGGTGATTTGCGAAGAAGAAGCGCCCATCCAACTCACAACACCGTGTtgttatttctcctttccccatTGCAGGAACGCTCATATTGTTGGAGAAGGGCCTCGATGACGCTTTGCATACATTCAAGCTCAAGGTGGCGGAACTCATGCAGAAAAGTAAAGCATCAGGGAGGGAAAATGTGCTTATGTGGCACtgcatattttttcgatACATGTGATGATATGTGTGAGAGCGGGTTGCTCAGGGAGAGAGTTCTCCTCATGTCATCCACCACCACCTTGTCACCATCGCAGAGTTCGGATTTGTGGACATGTGCTCAACTAAGTGCGTCGCCGACACGGTTAACGCAAACTACGATCTGGAGGAATATAAAAACGAGTTCAAGCCGACTAACACTTCGCAAAGGAGGGCTGACAGTAAGAAGAGAATATCAATATGGAGATAAATCTACACAGAATTAGGACTGAACCCGTTAAGTGTGGACGCGGTGTACACTCAGTGGACACTCATTTGTCTGCACTGCGTCTTCTTACCATCTTCCCCCCCCACGCAGTGGTGAAGATGCTAATGTATTACTACCGGGATAAACTGAACAATATTGAGACGACGGCAGACTTCGTCCTGATCATGCTTCTGTATCTGAATTCGGCAACAGAGCACACGAAGAAGGGGTTCATCGACGTGAGCTCCATCAGTACCACGGACAAGTTTAACTTACTCAACACTACGATTGATAAGCGGAAGAAGGTGGGCGCCGGGAAAGCATCGTGATGCAGTTACACCGTCACGTATAATTGCACCGACACGTATAATTGCACCAACACGTACAGTTGCACCGACACGTTGTTCCGTTCCTCCTGCACaggtgaagaagaacagaCGAAACAGTTTCCTTAAGATTGCTCCCTTCAATTTCTTCAGAGAAGAGCCAGACGAAAAATACGGAAATGAATCTATTTTTGCTATTGACGATATTATTAAAACATGTTTGTTAGCGAAGAAATCACAGAACTTTAGCTCCCTCTATGAGACAACGAAAGAAGTGTGGAACAACATTCAGAATATCTACTCCGCGTCCTATGGATTCGTTGCTTCGAGGAAATTGAAGACCAAAAGCTTTGTTACCTCCAGGATCAGAAATGTGGGATTCGTCTTTAACTGGTTTAATTATAATATGAAACCTACTCCACATGTGAACTTCCTCGTGCATAACTTCTCGCCCCTCATTTCTGTGAGCCTGCAGTTGAGTAAGTGTGTACAtctacgtatgtatatatgtatatatgtatatgtatatatgtatatatgtatatgtatatatgtatatatacgtatatatgtttatatatatgtttgtgtgtgtgacAATGTGTGGGAGAGTATACATACAATTGGGTGAATGCCTCCGAATATGTGGACCCCCGTGCGATCTAACACGCCTGTAATTTGTTCCTGCACGCAGCCTTCTTCATCAGTACGATGATCGAGCAGTATGAGTCCAGCTTCCTGAGCAACTTCTCCTCGACGCTGAAGAAGATATTCACCTTAGGGGCAAGCTCAGCGCACCCCAAGAATTACGCCGACCTGGTGAGCTTCTCTGAAACAGACTACCTTTTGAGACATTCAAAGACAGACAAGGCACAGAGGATAATCACACAGACAGTAAAGATGCTCAAAAAGAAGTTTCTCTCCCTTCCGTATACCCCTACTCTCCTGGCCCAGTACATCTCTCTCTTCCTATCCTTGTGGGTcttcgaaaatgaaaaaaccaTAAGCCTCGAAAATCCTAATGTCACTAGGTTCAAGAAGTTATTCTTCTTATCCTATTTTGTTCACAGTAAGTGACAGCAAAATGCGTGCTATGAGAAGGGTAACGCCactatagaaaaaaaaattgcttaaCTAAAGGGTGGTTTTGATAGCAACGCCACATTTGCACTTATTATTGTGTAACACTATCACAATAACCATCCACCCAAATTACATACACTATTACCATGACAAAATTATATTACCCCTTTTACTGTGCGCACCACCCCTTTTGCAGACTCGGGCCCCGCCGAAAAAGCAGTTGAAATAATCTATGACAGATGCAGAGGAAAGACGGACAAAATAGTTCTCGGGTGCATACATGACTATGGAGGagcgaaggaaaagaagattctgggaattataaaaaaaaagtgcaaaccCACCAGGATCCCTATCAGGAAGAGAAGCATTAGAAAAGTAATTAAAACCCTCATGTCTTCTTTGACTGACCCAGTAGATATTCTCAAGATAGCTGTAGACACTGCCACGCGATGTGATCATTTCAGCCGTAGTGCTCCTATgcatgataaaaaaaaaaaaaaaaataaaattaattatgaCTTATTTGTGAAGTCGGAGTTGTCTTTCCGTTATATCTGCGCTGACGTCACGAGTAAGTTTTTAATGCACCTTTTccggggggggaggaagaaccCACATCACAATCATGGTTCTAACACATCTTAATAATCTGTTTTCTCTCCCTGCAGAAaaagtggtgaaaaaaatcaTAAGGGATGTCTCCCGCCTGAAGAATATGAGCGAAGCACAGGAAATAATAGACCAATCCCTCAACAGCGTGCAGTACTTGAAAATAAGAAACTACAGGGACAAGGAAAGTAGCACAAGCATTTTCTGTCCCTTCATGGAAGCCAACGACAAACATATCCGTGACTTGGAACGGAAACAAATTTCCATCTTCGTGCATAGtaaggagggggggagaatGAAGCACAATCTGCTGCGCAAATGTGTGCACCATTCTGTCATCACTAACACGTGTCCACCATGATAGTCAGCTCTAACCTGCACAACTAACCTGCACGACTATCCGACCACCCCTCCGCAGAAAACGTGGGAATACTAAACATGCTCAAGGGGAAGGTTGCCAACGTTTTTAAAAAGTCCATTAAAATACGGGAAGGTGAGGACATGGACACAAAACCTTGAACATGTGCACCTACGTTCGTGTCTTTCCCCTGTGCAGGATTACATCTTTCTTCACCCCGCCCCTCCTTCCCGCAGGCATGAAAACGGACAGCCCCATTTCGATCAAAGTCGGAAGTAATCTTTCCAAGGAGGATAGAAGAAGCGCTTCCCATGTGTCCATTTGTTGCGCATGATCAGAGCAttttaatattattattcactatttattatttttattatttttttttttttttcttcacccccccctcttttcAGCGCGAAAGTTCAATGGCTTTCTCTTCACAGGAGGTAGGGCCATAGCGAGAAGACTTGTTGATCGTTTGCCGTTTGGGAGGGCATCACACGTAGCACATCATGGGGCCATCATTTTGTTACATCACCTCGTTGCTACGTCAACACGTCAACACATTACCTCGTTGCTACTTCACCTCTTCACAGGATACCAACTAAACGTGGATAGCTTTGGACGTACggacaacaaaatggaattcCTTGAATATGCTCCTAAATGGAAGAGTGTCATACGCCGACATACAACCTTTGTGTGCATATTCCCCTGCacgt of the Plasmodium knowlesi strain H genome assembly, chromosome: 5 genome contains:
- a CDS encoding rhoptry neck protein 5, putative — encoded protein: MLKYVLFFCATIAYAPLGIESRFFENIITPKLHFGRNPIKKNLKNGKKNISLDKIEKNIMKNVDSINVMFDPKDKKFVPSKSKKAHIVGGFSQNTSDPSDVERSKYEKALRFLEKMNSEMIVYSTKITRELDSQEYKTLSNFKRASALLKESLATMHSLDMIKNDKTVDFNKYNLDWYNKASLKEKYETEKYIHRIMNKLFMKASKNKKNVQKKKIDENIEQLENDLLMQRFVSENMNVSKLLKEHEGKSPNYMAPMHSDVCGQLGSTFLSFMFEKLFKSAINHDIPHFKQYLPRLKHRIHNMVHKGTLILLEKGLDDALHTFKLKVAELMQKKFGFVDMCSTKCVADTVNANYDLEEYKNEFKPTNTSQRRADMVKMLMYYYRDKLNNIETTADFVLIMLLYLNSATEHTKKGFIDVSSISTTDKFNLLNTTIDKRKKVKKNRRNSFLKIAPFNFFREEPDEKYGNESIFAIDDIIKTCLLAKKSQNFSSLYETTKEVWNNIQNIYSASYGFVASRKLKTKSFVTSRIRNVGFVFNWFNYNMKPTPHVNFLVHNFSPLISVSLQLTFFISTMIEQYESSFLSNFSSTLKKIFTLGASSAHPKNYADLVSFSETDYLLRHSKTDKAQRIITQTVKMLKKKFLSLPYTPTLLAQYISLFLSLWVFENEKTISLENPNVTRFKKLFFLSYFVHNSGPAEKAVEIIYDRCRGKTDKIVLGCIHDYGGAKEKKILGIIKKKCKPTRIPIRKRSIRKVIKTLMSSLTDPVDILKIAVDTATRCDHFSRSAPMHDKKKKKNKINYDLFVKSELSFRYICADVTKKVVKKIIRDVSRLKNMSEAQEIIDQSLNSVQYLKIRNYRDKESSTSIFCPFMEANDKHIRDLERKQISIFVHKNVGILNMLKGKVANVFKKSIKIREGMKTDSPISIKVGTRKFNGFLFTGGYQLNVDSFGQENTLHIGLSKSRKVYDGRQFVDELEILKPDGVKRIEMKGIDEDNERIYVLQDNTKVPEFEYAILYPSADIIIFDGNNYVSSSALRDMGLEYERIVWAGHAVGWAAEFALGTISENPLPIFDGHAWVLLDKLSVKSILGEFLPRDVRGSLLASTVNFIILNKEGRQILKNTTPVVSLKHATFTLSGILNFVIRAEKGKGNEIIVYTRIP